The genomic region CGCCTCCATGCGGATGACATAGCCGATTTCCTTCTGTAGCCGCGTGTTGAGAGCGACCACCTTGTCGATGGTGCGCTGGCGCGACCGGTCGATGCTCTCCATGAATGCCGAAAGCCTTGGCCCCATTGGGTCAGGCGTCATGTAGATCTTCAAATCCTCACTGAGGTCTTCGGGATAGCCGAAAGGCCATTGCTCCGCTTCTTCCTCAACGAAAAAATCGAACGGATTATAGACGGCCATGTCGGCGACCAGGTCCACCTCGATCTTCAATTCCGTCACCGGATCGGGAAAGACGTAGCGGGCGAGATAGTTGCCGTAGGGATCCTGCTGCAAATTGACGAAGTGGTTGGCAGGCGAGACTTTCAGCGAATGGCTGATGACCTTGGTCTTCGAATGCGGGGCCGGTTTCAGCCTAATGATTTGCGGCGAGAGCCTTACCGGGCGGTCATAGGTATAGTGCGTGAGGTGGTAGATGCTGGCCTTGATCGACATGCGGTTTTCCCCTCGATGGCCGGTCCGTTGCCGGCCATTCCCGGGAATTTTGTGCAATGCGAAGAAAGAAAGCAAGCCGAAACCGGGGGACGGTTGGCTTTCCCGTCCGCCACTTTGTCTACTCAAACTGGTGGAGAGTTGATGCGGGCAAAGCCTTCCTGCCGGTAATAGGGGAAATGCGGATAGGGCGCCGTCGAGGCGCTCACCTCGTCGAGGCGCGCCATCTGGTCGGCAGTAAGCGACCAGCCGACAGCACCGAGATTCTGACGGAGTTGATTTTCGTTGCGGGCGCCGATGATGACGCTCGAAACGGTCGGCCGTTGCAGAAGCCAGTTGATGGCGATCTGTGGCACTGTCCTGCCGGTTTCTTCCGCCAAGGCATCGAGCACCTCAACGATGTCGTAGAGTTTTTCATCGTCGACCGGCGGTCCGAAGGCGGCGGTGTCGTGCAGCCGGCTTCCTTCCGGCCACGGCTCGCCGCGGCGGATTTTGCCCGTGAGCCGGCCCCAGCCCAGCGGGCTCCAGACGAGCGCCCCGACACCCTGGTCGAGCCCGAGTGGCATCAGTTCCCACTCATAGTCGCGGCCGGCCAGCGAATAGTAGACCTGGTTGGCGACGTAACGGGGATAACCATGCCTCTCGGCAAGCGCGAGCGACTTCATCAGCTGCCAGCCGGAGAAATTGGAGACGCCGACATAACGGAGCTTGCCTGCGCGCACCAAGACGTCGAGTGTCGAGAGCACCTCTTCGATCGGCGTTCCTGCATCGAAAGCGTGCAATTGCATGAGGTCGATATAATCGGTTCCGAGGCGTTTCAGCGCCGCATCGACACCGTCGATGAGACGCGAGCGGGATGAGCCGGCGTCGTTCGGACCATCGCCCATTGGCAGCGACATCTTGGTGGAAAGAATAACCTTTGCCCGTCGTCCCTTGATCGCCGCGCCGAGCACTTCCTCCGAGGCGCCATCCGAATAGACATCCGCAGTGTCGAAGAGGTTGACGCCCGCCTCGAGGCAGATGTCGATAAGGCGGCGCGCCTCCGCGTCATCCGTCGTGCCCCAGGCGCCGAAGAGCGGACCCTTGCCGCCGAAGGTGCCTGCTCCGAAGCTCAGCGCCGGAACCTTCAAGCCAGACGAGCCAAGCCGTCGATATTCCATTTCGCAACTCCTTTGTCGTTTCAATGCGTCTGGAGACATGAAGATGGAGCTGCCTGCCGTTTGGAGGTAGACTGCTGGTCGGAACATCATTTGTGAGTTGAAGTCATATGTCTCGACTTTCGGTCAATCGTTCAGGGGAAATGGAGGTTTTCGCCAAGGCGGTCGAACTCGGCGGCTTCTCGCCGGCAGCCCGCCATTTCCGCATGACGCCTTCGGCGGTCAGCAAACTCGTTCTTCGGCTCGAGGATCGGCTCGGCGTCCGCCTCGTCAACCGGTCCACGCGGCGGCTGCAACTGACGCCGGAGGGCTGTACCTTTTACGAGCGCACCGCCCGCATCCTCGCCGACATCGAGGAGGCCGAACGTTGTGCGGCCGGGGGCGAGATGCCGACGGGTCGGGTCCGGCTGAATGTCAGCGCTTCCTTCGCAACCCATATCCTGATGCCGCTCCTGCCGGAATTCCGGGAGCGCTTTCCCGCGGTCTCGCTCGACATCGTCCAGACCGACGCGGTGGTCGACCTGATGGAGGCGCGTGCTGATATCGCGATCCGTTCAGGGCCACTGAAGAGTTCGGCGCTGATTGCTCGCAAACTCGGCGCCACGCGAATGGTGATTGTGGCGGCGCCCTCCTATCTCGATCTGTACGGAACGCCCTCGAGCGCTGAAGAGCTCGCGGTCCATAACCGTCTCGGCTTCTGCTACGCGCGCGCCGTCGACGGCTGGCCGATCCAATCCGGCAGAGAAACGATCGTGCTGCCGGCTTCCGGGACGCTGCAAGTGAGCGACGGCGAGGGATTGCGCCACCTCGCCCTTGCTGGCGCCGGTTTGGCGAGGCTTGCGGAATTCACCGTGCGCGCCGACATTGACGCCGGGCGGCTCGTTCCCGTGCTGGAAGACTTGAATCCCGGCGATCTGGAAGAGATTCATGCCGTCTTCCTCGGCCAGGGCGGGGCGCTTCCCGCGCGTATTCGGGCTGTCCTCGATTTTCTCGCCAGAAATGCCCGCGTGGCGCCGGAGCCGGTTGCGCAGGCGGGCGATCACCAGGCAAGCGTCGAGATAGCTTCGGCGTGAGACATATGCACGGGCCAAATTGGGCAGGGGCGCCCCCGGACCAGGAGGCGCCCTGCTCTTAAGTTGACCGGATCCGAAACGCCGCCGTCAACGTTTCGGTGCGACGAGTGCAAAAAGGGCGCCCTGCGGATCGGTGCATTGGACGATCCAGGAGCCGCCTGGCACTTCCATGGGCTCAAGGACGATCTTCGCGCCGCCGGCTTTTGCCCGCTCGATCGCGGCATCCAGCGCCTCGACGTTGAAATAATAGAGCCAATAGGGGGCGGGAACGTCCTTCGGCTTGGTCATCATGCCGCCGATCTGCGTGCCGTTCCAGGCGAAGATCTGATAGGTGCCCATATCGCCCATATCCATCGCCTGATCCTTGGTCCAGCCGAACAGGTTGGAATAGAAGGGGAAGGCGGTATCGAGGTCGCCGGCCATCAACTCGTGCCAGCCGACGTTGCCGGGCGCCATCTGCTCAAGCGCCGGGGGCTCCTCGCTCGTTCCCTTGAAGAGCGCGAACACGGCGCCATGCGGATCGGTGACGATGGCGAAGCGGCCGACGCCCGGGATGTCGTCGGGAGCGCGGTGAACATTGCCGCCATCGGCGGCGAGCTTGGCAGCGGCCGCGTCGACGTCATCGACGGCGACATAGCCGAGCCAGGCCGGCGGGATCTTCATCTCGAGCGCGCCCTCGGGCATCGTCATCAGTCCCGCCACATGCCGATCACCGACGGAGAACAGCGTGTATTCCATGCCCGGCATACCGGCATCGCTGCCGCGCCAGCCGATCACGTTCTCGTAGAAAGTTTGGGCGGCCTTCGTGTCGGTCGTCATCAGTTCGTACCAGACGAATTTCCCATGCTGACCCGTCATTGTCTGTCCTCCGGTTTCTTGTTGGGGATGTGCTGCCATTCGCGGTAGCGTAACAGTGGATTGCCTGCCGTCCATCAAAGCGCATCGCGTTCAGACGAGTTCATGCAACGCGCTTTACATCTTTGTTTTTATGCGTGTCGTTGTCCCAAACCGCTGCACACTTTTGGGCGACATGCATTAGCGTCGGCGATATTCCGCGGCCATGATCTCCTTCCAGTTCCCGTCTTCGGTCTGGACACGGGCAGTCAGCCTACGATGGTCGCCGTCGATGACAGTTATTACGTCCTGATATCTAGCGGACCTGCCGGGTCTGTCGAAGTCCGGCCCCTCACAGTTGAGTGTGAGGGTCTTGCCGTCGTCTTCGAGGACGCCGTCATAGATCCACATATGCGTCATCATGGAGCCGACCCAGGTGCCGACGTAGCGGTTCGTCTCAGGGTTGAAGCCAAGAGTCATCAAGGACTGGCCGATGCGGCCGTCCGGCATCGTGCCTTGTCCTTCGCAGACAACCCAGAGGCCCTGCATCGAGCGAACGTTTTCGGTCCATGGAGCTTGCGACTGGCCGGCGTCGGTTGAGGGCTGCGACATGACTTCCCATTCACCGAGCAGCTGTTCCAGCCAGCGGTGCTCCTCCTGCGGTTCCGCCTTCATTAATTCCTCCCATGGCGAGACGCAGCGCTCCGGAGCGGAACCCCGCGAGACATAGCAACGCTCGGAAACGCTGATGGTTCCCCGTTCGTATCAAACTGAGGCGCTTTGCCTGGGCGTCTCTTCGTATTCGTCGTGGCGCCGGACGAAGTCCATGATCGTGCCTTCGTTCCGGCCCTTCGGTGCCCGATCGAGCAGCATGAAGGTGCCGACGAGTTCCTCCAGGCCGCGGGCATAGGTGGAATAGGTATGATAGACGGTGCCGTCCTCGTCCTTATAGAAGGCGCTGAGCCCGGGAAGCTCTTCGTAGGCCTCGCCGCTGTCGATTTCGGTGAAATTGTAGACGACCTTGTCGCCCGCGAGTTCGGCGGGCGTGAAGGACACATGGAAGTCGCTGTTGAAGCCGTTGCCTTGGGCCGACACCCACGGGAAGTGCCAGCCCATTCGTTTGCGATAGGCTTCGATCTTGGCGAGCGGCGCATTCGAAGCCGCAATCAGGGTGACGTCGTGATGATTGAGATGCGGCAGCATGCCGGCGAAGTGGTCGGCCAGGAAGGAGCAGCTCGGGCAGCCGGCTTCCCAGTCTGCTCCAAGCATGAAGTGATAGACGACGAGCTGGCTGCGCCCGTCGAAAAGCTCCGGCAATGTCTTGGGGCCGGCAAGCGTTTCGAAGACATAGGATTTGTCCATCCTGACCCAGGGCAGAGCCTGACGCTCGGCATTGATCCGGTCTCGGAAGTGGGTGTGTTCCTTCTCCAGGGCGAGAAGCGATTTGCGCGCCTTCAGCCATTCCTCGCGCGAGACGACGGCGTGGTGTGGTCTCATGCTCTTTCCTCCTCACGAAATGCAGCACTTGACTAATTACGTTGATATCAACATTAATCAACCATGTCAAAGTCGCTTCTAGTACCCTTCGCCACCACCGTTCTCGTCAGGGACAACTGCCTCTGCCTGCATGTCCAGCGCGCTGCCCGGGCACTTGCACGGCGGTTCGACGAGGCGCTGCGGCCTCTCGACATCACAAACGGGCAATTCTCGCTGCTGATGTCGCTCAACCGGCCCGAACCGCCGAGCATGAGCATGGTTGCGTCGCTGCTTGCGATGGACCGTACGACGCTGACCGCCGCGCTGAAGCCGCTTGAGCGTCGCGGCCTCGTGGATGTCCTTGTCGACCCGGAGGACCGTCGGTTACGCCGCCTGAGGCTGACGGCGGAAGGCGAGCGGCTGCTCGCCCGGGCGGTGCCGATCTGGAAGGAAACACATGCCGAGGTCGACGCACAGCTGGGCGCGAATG from Sinorhizobium garamanticum harbors:
- a CDS encoding aldo/keto reductase, with product MEYRRLGSSGLKVPALSFGAGTFGGKGPLFGAWGTTDDAEARRLIDICLEAGVNLFDTADVYSDGASEEVLGAAIKGRRAKVILSTKMSLPMGDGPNDAGSSRSRLIDGVDAALKRLGTDYIDLMQLHAFDAGTPIEEVLSTLDVLVRAGKLRYVGVSNFSGWQLMKSLALAERHGYPRYVANQVYYSLAGRDYEWELMPLGLDQGVGALVWSPLGWGRLTGKIRRGEPWPEGSRLHDTAAFGPPVDDEKLYDIVEVLDALAEETGRTVPQIAINWLLQRPTVSSVIIGARNENQLRQNLGAVGWSLTADQMARLDEVSASTAPYPHFPYYRQEGFARINSPPV
- a CDS encoding LysR family transcriptional regulator, giving the protein MSRLSVNRSGEMEVFAKAVELGGFSPAARHFRMTPSAVSKLVLRLEDRLGVRLVNRSTRRLQLTPEGCTFYERTARILADIEEAERCAAGGEMPTGRVRLNVSASFATHILMPLLPEFRERFPAVSLDIVQTDAVVDLMEARADIAIRSGPLKSSALIARKLGATRMVIVAAPSYLDLYGTPSSAEELAVHNRLGFCYARAVDGWPIQSGRETIVLPASGTLQVSDGEGLRHLALAGAGLARLAEFTVRADIDAGRLVPVLEDLNPGDLEEIHAVFLGQGGALPARIRAVLDFLARNARVAPEPVAQAGDHQASVEIASA
- a CDS encoding VOC family protein, whose product is MTGQHGKFVWYELMTTDTKAAQTFYENVIGWRGSDAGMPGMEYTLFSVGDRHVAGLMTMPEGALEMKIPPAWLGYVAVDDVDAAAAKLAADGGNVHRAPDDIPGVGRFAIVTDPHGAVFALFKGTSEEPPALEQMAPGNVGWHELMAGDLDTAFPFYSNLFGWTKDQAMDMGDMGTYQIFAWNGTQIGGMMTKPKDVPAPYWLYYFNVEALDAAIERAKAGGAKIVLEPMEVPGGSWIVQCTDPQGALFALVAPKR
- a CDS encoding DUF1579 domain-containing protein, which codes for MKAEPQEEHRWLEQLLGEWEVMSQPSTDAGQSQAPWTENVRSMQGLWVVCEGQGTMPDGRIGQSLMTLGFNPETNRYVGTWVGSMMTHMWIYDGVLEDDGKTLTLNCEGPDFDRPGRSARYQDVITVIDGDHRRLTARVQTEDGNWKEIMAAEYRRR
- a CDS encoding DUF899 domain-containing protein encodes the protein MRPHHAVVSREEWLKARKSLLALEKEHTHFRDRINAERQALPWVRMDKSYVFETLAGPKTLPELFDGRSQLVVYHFMLGADWEAGCPSCSFLADHFAGMLPHLNHHDVTLIAASNAPLAKIEAYRKRMGWHFPWVSAQGNGFNSDFHVSFTPAELAGDKVVYNFTEIDSGEAYEELPGLSAFYKDEDGTVYHTYSTYARGLEELVGTFMLLDRAPKGRNEGTIMDFVRRHDEYEETPRQSASV
- a CDS encoding MarR family transcriptional regulator → MSKSLLVPFATTVLVRDNCLCLHVQRAARALARRFDEALRPLDITNGQFSLLMSLNRPEPPSMSMVASLLAMDRTTLTAALKPLERRGLVDVLVDPEDRRLRRLRLTAEGERLLARAVPIWKETHAEVDAQLGANVPDRLRADLLALAQDGTRAAEVLCVEA